From one Thermomicrobiales bacterium genomic stretch:
- the tatA gene encoding twin-arginine translocase TatA/TatE family subunit, producing MPLGWPELAIILVVVVIIFGVGKLPEIGGALGKGIKEFKTNVDEEADAKVVETKEVATKPTTPAKEEL from the coding sequence ATGCCTCTCGGGTGGCCGGAACTCGCAATCATCCTGGTGGTCGTTGTCATCATCTTCGGCGTGGGCAAGCTCCCGGAGATCGGCGGCGCGCTGGGTAAAGGCATCAAGGAATTCAAGACCAACGTCGACGAGGAAGCCGACGCGAAGGTGGTTGAGACAAAGGAAGTAGCAACCAAGCCAACGACGCCGGCCAAGGAAGAACTCTAG
- the tpiA gene encoding triose-phosphate isomerase yields MTRTKIVAGNWKMNTNLDEARALAVAIAGGAGAARGVDLAVFPPFPWIASVRDELGGSGVQVGAQNCYIQKSGAFTGEISPWSLVGVCQMILAGHSERRHVMGESDEFVGQKVDATLTAGLTSVLCVGELLGERQSGAALDVVTRQLGAGLAGVDIGHLDRLVIAYEPVWAIGTGVAATPDDAQEMCEAIRRWMTDRFGEAGQAVRVLYGGSVTPDNADELFRRPDVDGGLIGGASLKADAFLAIAVAAGAVGV; encoded by the coding sequence ATGACACGCACGAAGATCGTCGCTGGCAACTGGAAGATGAACACGAATCTGGACGAGGCGCGTGCGCTCGCCGTCGCGATTGCGGGTGGCGCCGGCGCAGCTCGCGGGGTTGACCTCGCCGTGTTCCCGCCGTTCCCGTGGATCGCATCGGTCCGCGACGAGCTCGGCGGCAGTGGCGTTCAGGTGGGCGCCCAGAACTGTTACATCCAGAAATCGGGCGCGTTCACCGGTGAGATTTCGCCATGGTCATTGGTCGGGGTCTGTCAGATGATCCTTGCCGGACACAGTGAGCGACGTCATGTTATGGGAGAGAGTGACGAGTTTGTCGGTCAGAAGGTTGACGCAACGCTCACCGCAGGGCTGACGTCGGTCCTTTGTGTCGGCGAGCTCCTGGGCGAGCGACAATCGGGCGCTGCCCTGGATGTTGTGACTCGTCAGCTGGGAGCAGGGTTAGCCGGCGTCGACATCGGTCATCTCGATCGACTGGTCATCGCGTACGAGCCGGTCTGGGCAATTGGGACGGGCGTTGCCGCGACACCGGATGATGCTCAGGAGATGTGTGAGGCAATTCGTCGCTGGATGACGGATCGCTTCGGCGAGGCCGGCCAAGCGGTCCGGGTGCTCTATGGCGGCAGTGTGACTCCGGACAACGCCGACGAGCTATTTCGCCGACCCGATGTCGACGGCGGACTCATCGGCGGGGCGAGCCTCAAAGCCGATGCGTTCCTTGCAATCGCGGTGGCTGCTGGCGCTGTCGGCGTGTAG
- a CDS encoding phosphoglycerate kinase: MAFRTVEQLDVTGKRVLVRVDFNVPLDGEQITDDTRIRAALPTIHALLDRDASVILVSHLGRPKGKVDRKYSLRPVADRLEGLLGAPVTFADDVVGPSAQQIAREIQPGQVALLENVRFEPGEEQNDDALSSELAALADVYVNDAFGAAHRAHASTAGVAGKLPCAAGLLMERELSALARALDNPARPLVVLLGGAKISDKIGVIRKFLSAADAILVGGGIANTLLAAQGHEMGRSLVEQGSLDVAREILRDAEHSSCALIIPTDYVVATSPADAANARTVTDVGGDDAVFDIGPASVAAFDAWIRRAATIVWNGPMGLFEVAPFDAGTRAVAEAVASSPGYSIVGGGDSVAAIHQTGLADKIDHISTGGGASLEYLEGRTLPGVAVLEVTT; this comes from the coding sequence ATGGCATTTCGCACAGTCGAACAGCTTGATGTCACCGGGAAGCGCGTACTCGTCCGAGTCGATTTCAATGTCCCGCTCGATGGTGAGCAAATCACCGATGACACACGCATCCGCGCTGCGCTGCCGACGATTCACGCATTGCTGGATCGGGACGCGTCCGTGATCCTGGTGTCACATCTTGGCCGGCCAAAAGGGAAGGTCGACCGAAAGTATTCTCTCCGACCGGTTGCAGATCGACTTGAGGGACTGCTCGGCGCTCCGGTCACGTTCGCCGACGATGTCGTTGGCCCATCGGCGCAACAGATCGCCAGGGAGATCCAGCCGGGCCAGGTGGCGCTGCTTGAGAATGTGCGGTTCGAGCCGGGCGAAGAGCAGAACGACGACGCCTTATCTAGCGAGCTTGCTGCGCTGGCGGACGTGTACGTGAACGATGCCTTCGGCGCGGCGCACCGCGCTCATGCCTCCACCGCCGGAGTAGCGGGGAAGCTGCCCTGCGCAGCGGGCCTGCTCATGGAGCGTGAGCTATCGGCGCTCGCCCGCGCGCTCGACAATCCAGCCCGCCCGCTGGTCGTTCTCCTGGGCGGAGCGAAGATCTCCGACAAGATCGGCGTCATCCGGAAATTCCTCAGCGCCGCCGATGCGATCCTCGTCGGGGGCGGCATCGCTAACACACTGCTCGCAGCGCAAGGCCATGAGATGGGACGCTCGCTTGTCGAACAGGGCAGCCTGGACGTAGCGAGAGAGATCCTGCGCGACGCGGAACACTCCTCCTGCGCGCTCATCATCCCGACAGACTACGTCGTTGCAACGTCGCCAGCCGACGCCGCGAACGCGCGAACCGTCACGGACGTTGGAGGGGACGACGCGGTCTTCGACATCGGGCCGGCCTCGGTCGCAGCATTCGACGCCTGGATTCGCCGGGCGGCAACGATCGTCTGGAACGGCCCGATGGGCCTGTTCGAGGTCGCTCCGTTCGATGCCGGTACGCGGGCAGTCGCAGAAGCTGTTGCTTCGTCGCCTGGCTATTCGATCGTTGGCGGCGGCGACTCGGTCGCCGCGATCCACCAGACCGGCCTTGCCGACAAAATCGATCACATCTCGACCGGCGGCGGCGCGTCGCTCGAATACCTTGAGGGACGAACGCTTCCTGGGGTGGCGGTGTTGGAGGTGACTACATGA
- the secG gene encoding preprotein translocase subunit SecG: protein MKFALDLAIIIVSLLLMAVILMQSKGSGFSGAFGGDTSSIYRTRRGFERTLYNFTIGIGVVFVILSIIAAIFR, encoded by the coding sequence TTGAAGTTCGCACTTGACCTCGCGATCATCATCGTTTCGCTCCTGCTGATGGCTGTCATTCTGATGCAGTCAAAGGGATCGGGCTTCAGCGGGGCATTTGGCGGCGACACGTCGTCGATCTATCGGACGCGACGCGGGTTTGAGCGAACGCTGTACAACTTCACGATTGGAATCGGCGTCGTCTTCGTCATCCTGTCGATCATCGCTGCCATATTCCGGTAG